In a single window of the Heliangelus exortis chromosome 1, bHelExo1.hap1, whole genome shotgun sequence genome:
- the SLC6A15 gene encoding sodium-dependent neutral amino acid transporter B(0)AT2 isoform X1, which yields MPKNSKVVKRELDDEVIESVKDLLSNEDSSDDAFKKSELMVDDQEEKDVDVEEGSDVEDERPAWNSKLQYILAQVGFSVGLGNVWRFPYLCQKNGGGAYLVPYLVLLLIVGIPLFFLELAVGQRIRRGSIGVWNYISPKLGGIGFASCVVCFFVALYYNVIIGWSLFYFSQSFQHPLPWDQCPLVKNASHTFVEPECEKSSATTYYWYREALNISSSLSESGGLNWKMTICLLAAWVMVCLAMIKGIQSSGKIMYFSSLFPYVVLLCFLIRGLLLNGSVDGIRHMFTPKLEIMLEPKVWREAATQVFFALGLGFGGVIAFSSYNKRDNNCHFDAVLVSFINFFTSVLATLVVFAVLGFKANIINEKCVTQNSEKILKLLKIGSLSQDMIPHHINFSSITAEDYNLVYDIIQKVKEEEFDSLGLKSCQIEDELNKAVQGTGLAFIAFTEAMTHFPASPFWSVMFFLMLVNLGLGSMFGTIEGIITPIVDTFKVRKEVLTVICCLVAFFIGLIFVQRSGNYFVTMFDDYSATLPLLIVVILENIAVTRIYGIDKFMEDLKDMLGFSPSQYYYYMWKYASPLVLLCLLAASIVQMGLSPPGYNAWIEDTATEEFHSYPTWGMIVCISLMVLAILPVPIVFMVRRCNLIDDSSGSLASVSYKRGRIIKEPVNLEGDNTSLIHGKSPSEVPSPNFGKNIYRKQTGSPTLDTAPNGRYGIGYLMADMPDMPESDL from the exons ATGCCTAAGAACAGCAAAGTCGTGAAAAGAGAACTAGATGATGAGGTCATTGAGTCAGTCAAGGACCTTCTCTCTAATGAAGACTCTTCAGATGATGCCTTTAAGAAAAGCGAGCTTATGGTTGAtgatcaggaagaaaaagatgtagATGTTGAAGAAGGCTCAGATGTAGAAGATGAAAGACCTGCTTGGAACAGCAAACTCCAATATATTCTGGCACAAGTTGGATTTTCTGTGGGTTTGGGCAATGTGTGGCGATTTCCCTATCTGTGTCAGAAAAATGGTGGAG GTGCCTATCTTGTGCCATACTTAGTCTTGCTACTGATAGTAGGGATTCCACTCTTTTTCTTGGAGCTTGCTGTGGGGCAAAGGATCCGCCGAGGGAGTATTGGTGTGTGGAATTATATCAGTCCCAAACTTGGAGGAATTGGATTTGCAAGCTGTGTA gtgtGTTTCTTTGTGGCCCTGTACTACAATGTTATTATTGGATGGAGTCTGTTTTActtttctcagtcttttcaGCATCCATTGCCATGGGACCAGTGTCCTCTAGTTAAAAATGCATCTCATACCT TTGTGGAGCCAGAGTGTGAAAAAAGTTCTGCAACTACTTATTACTGGTACAGAGAAGCACTGAATATTTCCAGCTCTCTGTCAGAGAGTGGTGGGTTAAATTGGAAGATGACTATCTGCTTGCTGGCTGCCTGGGTCATGGTATGCCTAGCCATGATCAAAGGCATTCAGTCTTCAGGCAAA atcatGTATTTTAGTTCCCTTTTTCCTTATGTGGTACTTTTGTGCTTTCTGATCAGAGGACTGCTCCTTAACGGGTCAGTGGATGGAATTCGACACATGTTCACACCTAAG CTTGAAATAATGCTGGAGCCCAAGGTCTGGAGAGAAGCTGCTACTCAGGTGTTCTTTGCCTTAGGGCTTGGATTTGGTGGAGTCATTGCCTTTTCAAGCTACAACAAGAGAGACAACAACTGCCATTTTGATGCTGTACTGGTGTCCTTCATcaattttttcacttctgtgctGGCAACTTTGGTGGTGTTTGCAGTTCTGGGCTTCAAAGCCAATatcataaatgaaaaatgtgttaCCCA AAATTCAGAGAAGATCTTAAAGCTTCTGAAAATAGGCAGTCTGAGCCAGGATATGATCCCACATCATATCAATTTTTCAAGCATTACAGCAGAAGATTACAATTTAGTTTATGACATTATTCAGAAAGTTAAAGAAGAAGAGTTTGATTCTCTCGGTCTGAAATCTTGTCAAATTGAAGATGAACTTAACAAG GCAGTTCAAGGAACTGGTTTAGCTTTTATTGCCTTTACAGAAGCAATGACCCACTTTCCTGCTTCTCCCTTCTGGTCAGTAATGTTCTTCCTCATGTTGGTAAATTTGGGACTTGGAAGCATGTTTGGAACCATTGAAGGCATCATCACACCCATTGTTGATACCTTCAAAGTCAGGAAAGAAGTTCTTACTG TCATCTGCTGCTTGGTAGCATTTTTTATTGGCCTGATCTTTGTGCAGCGctctggaaattattttgtgacAATGTTTGATGACTACTCAGCTACTCTGCCCTTGCTTATTGTGGTCATTTTGGAGAACATTGCAGTCACCCGAATTTATGGAATAGACAA ATTTATGGAGGATCTGAAGGATATGCTTGGATTTTCTCCAAGTCAGTATTATTACTACATGTGGAAGTATGCTTCACCTTTAGTATTGTTATGTTTGCTGGCAGCCAGCATTGTCCAAATGGGATTAAGTCCTCCTGGCTACAATGCTTGGATTGAAGATACG GCTACAGAGGAGTTCCACAGCTATCCGACATGGGGAATGATTGTCTGTATATCTCTGATGGTGTTGGCCATACTGCCAGTCCCAATAGTCTTCATGGTGCGCCGTTGCAACCTTATCGATGACAGCTCCGGTAGTTTGGCATCTGTATCCTACAAAAGAGGCCGGATAATAAAGGAACCAGTTAATCTGGAGGGAGATAACACAAGTCTGATTCACGGGAAGAGTCCAAGTGAAGTGCCATCTCCAAATTTTGGCAAAAACATATATCGAAAACAGACGGGATCGCCAACTCTGGACACTGCTCCAAACGGACGCTATGGTATTGGGTACCTGATGGCAGATATGCCTGATATGCCAGAGTCTGATTTGtaa
- the SLC6A15 gene encoding sodium-dependent neutral amino acid transporter B(0)AT2 isoform X2, which translates to MPKNSKVVKRELDDEVIESVKDLLSNEDSSDDAFKKSELMVDDQEEKDVDVEEGSDVEDERPAWNSKLQYILAQVGFSVGLGNVWRFPYLCQKNGGGAYLVPYLVLLLIVGIPLFFLELAVGQRIRRGSIGVWNYISPKLGGIGFASCVVCFFVALYYNVIIGWSLFYFSQSFQHPLPWDQCPLVKNASHTFVEPECEKSSATTYYWYREALNISSSLSESGGLNWKMTICLLAAWVMVCLAMIKGIQSSGKIMYFSSLFPYVVLLCFLIRGLLLNGSVDGIRHMFTPKLEIMLEPKVWREAATQVFFALGLGFGGVIAFSSYNKRDNNCHFDAVLVSFINFFTSVLATLVVFAVLGFKANIINEKCVTQNSEKILKLLKIGSLSQDMIPHHINFSSITAEDYNLVYDIIQKVKEEEFDSLGLKSCQIEDELNKAVQGTGLAFIAFTEAMTHFPASPFWSVMFFLMLVNLGLGSMFGTIEGIITPIVDTFKVRKEVLTVICCLVAFFIGLIFVQRSGNYFVTMFDDYSATLPLLIVVILENIAVTRIYGIDKFMEDLKDMLGFSPSQYYYYMWKYASPLVLLCLLAASIVQMGLSPPGYNAWIEDTVGYRGVPQLSDMGNDCLYISDGVGHTASPNSLHGAPLQPYR; encoded by the exons ATGCCTAAGAACAGCAAAGTCGTGAAAAGAGAACTAGATGATGAGGTCATTGAGTCAGTCAAGGACCTTCTCTCTAATGAAGACTCTTCAGATGATGCCTTTAAGAAAAGCGAGCTTATGGTTGAtgatcaggaagaaaaagatgtagATGTTGAAGAAGGCTCAGATGTAGAAGATGAAAGACCTGCTTGGAACAGCAAACTCCAATATATTCTGGCACAAGTTGGATTTTCTGTGGGTTTGGGCAATGTGTGGCGATTTCCCTATCTGTGTCAGAAAAATGGTGGAG GTGCCTATCTTGTGCCATACTTAGTCTTGCTACTGATAGTAGGGATTCCACTCTTTTTCTTGGAGCTTGCTGTGGGGCAAAGGATCCGCCGAGGGAGTATTGGTGTGTGGAATTATATCAGTCCCAAACTTGGAGGAATTGGATTTGCAAGCTGTGTA gtgtGTTTCTTTGTGGCCCTGTACTACAATGTTATTATTGGATGGAGTCTGTTTTActtttctcagtcttttcaGCATCCATTGCCATGGGACCAGTGTCCTCTAGTTAAAAATGCATCTCATACCT TTGTGGAGCCAGAGTGTGAAAAAAGTTCTGCAACTACTTATTACTGGTACAGAGAAGCACTGAATATTTCCAGCTCTCTGTCAGAGAGTGGTGGGTTAAATTGGAAGATGACTATCTGCTTGCTGGCTGCCTGGGTCATGGTATGCCTAGCCATGATCAAAGGCATTCAGTCTTCAGGCAAA atcatGTATTTTAGTTCCCTTTTTCCTTATGTGGTACTTTTGTGCTTTCTGATCAGAGGACTGCTCCTTAACGGGTCAGTGGATGGAATTCGACACATGTTCACACCTAAG CTTGAAATAATGCTGGAGCCCAAGGTCTGGAGAGAAGCTGCTACTCAGGTGTTCTTTGCCTTAGGGCTTGGATTTGGTGGAGTCATTGCCTTTTCAAGCTACAACAAGAGAGACAACAACTGCCATTTTGATGCTGTACTGGTGTCCTTCATcaattttttcacttctgtgctGGCAACTTTGGTGGTGTTTGCAGTTCTGGGCTTCAAAGCCAATatcataaatgaaaaatgtgttaCCCA AAATTCAGAGAAGATCTTAAAGCTTCTGAAAATAGGCAGTCTGAGCCAGGATATGATCCCACATCATATCAATTTTTCAAGCATTACAGCAGAAGATTACAATTTAGTTTATGACATTATTCAGAAAGTTAAAGAAGAAGAGTTTGATTCTCTCGGTCTGAAATCTTGTCAAATTGAAGATGAACTTAACAAG GCAGTTCAAGGAACTGGTTTAGCTTTTATTGCCTTTACAGAAGCAATGACCCACTTTCCTGCTTCTCCCTTCTGGTCAGTAATGTTCTTCCTCATGTTGGTAAATTTGGGACTTGGAAGCATGTTTGGAACCATTGAAGGCATCATCACACCCATTGTTGATACCTTCAAAGTCAGGAAAGAAGTTCTTACTG TCATCTGCTGCTTGGTAGCATTTTTTATTGGCCTGATCTTTGTGCAGCGctctggaaattattttgtgacAATGTTTGATGACTACTCAGCTACTCTGCCCTTGCTTATTGTGGTCATTTTGGAGAACATTGCAGTCACCCGAATTTATGGAATAGACAA ATTTATGGAGGATCTGAAGGATATGCTTGGATTTTCTCCAAGTCAGTATTATTACTACATGTGGAAGTATGCTTCACCTTTAGTATTGTTATGTTTGCTGGCAGCCAGCATTGTCCAAATGGGATTAAGTCCTCCTGGCTACAATGCTTGGATTGAAGATACGGTAG GCTACAGAGGAGTTCCACAGCTATCCGACATGGGGAATGATTGTCTGTATATCTCTGATGGTGTTGGCCATACTGCCAGTCCCAATAGTCTTCATGGTGCGCCGTTGCAACCTTATCGATGA